From Microbacterium pseudoresistens, the proteins below share one genomic window:
- a CDS encoding ArsR family transcriptional regulator: MEEISVITAVLHPLRRRILYYLRLHGASQVTVLARGLDAQVGSISHHLRMMERAAVVERADAPDGDGRASWWTLSREKLSWSSADFDDSPADALLAREAERQNIRGQIERLQRYRRRPDDEIAEYQAFSTDTIGWATPDELRDLQARVTRTLDEWRDAVDTGDGRHREPVFFFAHGFPTEI; this comes from the coding sequence GTGGAAGAGATCTCCGTCATCACCGCCGTGCTGCATCCGCTGCGCCGCCGCATCCTGTACTACCTGAGACTGCACGGCGCCTCGCAGGTCACGGTGCTCGCCCGTGGGCTGGATGCGCAGGTGGGCAGCATCAGCCATCACCTGCGGATGATGGAGCGTGCCGCCGTCGTCGAGCGCGCCGATGCCCCCGACGGCGACGGCAGGGCGAGCTGGTGGACGCTGTCGCGGGAGAAGCTCAGCTGGTCGAGTGCCGACTTCGATGACTCCCCTGCCGACGCTCTGCTGGCCCGCGAGGCGGAGCGGCAGAACATCCGCGGGCAGATCGAGCGTCTGCAGCGGTACCGGCGCCGCCCCGACGACGAGATCGCCGAGTACCAGGCGTTCAGCACCGACACGATCGGCTGGGCGACGCCGGATGAGCTGCGCGACCTCCAGGCCCGCGTCACCCGCACCCTCGACGAATGGCGCGACGCCGTCGACACGGGTGACGGCCGGCACCGCGAGCCGGTGTTCTTCTTCGCGCACGGCTTCCCCACCGAGATCTGA
- a CDS encoding TetR/AcrR family transcriptional regulator: MCQSSTVADQEIRLPTWEAPEAALLDTASGIIAAQGTAALTIAALSREAGVSRPTIYRRWGSADEIVRAALLRRTVGVIARLDPIAATRAEIVADVLRFSELFRADTVFARLLQREPEAFTQYSMERLGSSQRIILHWLAVAIRTAQDHGTVRQGAPDDLAVMVLLIAQSALLSHRAVAAFLDGERERNELSHALNGYLAP, translated from the coding sequence ATGTGTCAATCATCGACCGTCGCGGATCAGGAGATCCGGCTGCCCACGTGGGAAGCCCCCGAGGCGGCGTTGCTCGACACCGCCAGCGGCATCATCGCGGCGCAGGGAACGGCGGCCCTCACCATCGCCGCGCTCTCGCGGGAAGCGGGGGTCAGTCGCCCCACCATCTACCGCCGCTGGGGGAGCGCCGACGAGATCGTGCGGGCCGCGCTGCTGCGCAGGACCGTCGGCGTGATCGCCCGGCTGGATCCGATCGCCGCCACGCGTGCCGAGATCGTCGCCGACGTGCTGCGATTCTCCGAGCTGTTCCGCGCGGATACCGTCTTCGCCCGGCTGCTGCAGCGCGAGCCCGAGGCGTTCACTCAGTACAGCATGGAGCGGCTCGGATCCAGTCAGCGGATCATCCTGCACTGGCTCGCGGTCGCGATCCGCACGGCGCAGGACCATGGAACGGTGCGCCAGGGAGCGCCCGACGACCTGGCCGTCATGGTGCTTCTCATCGCCCAGTCGGCACTGCTGTCGCACCGCGCGGTCGCCGCGTTCCTCGACGGCGAGCGGGAGCGCAACGAACTCAGCCACGCGCTCAACGGATACCTCGCGCCGTGA
- a CDS encoding FAD-binding oxidoreductase, whose translation MTSESTPAATTRWNGWGDPALASDLPFAVRALLPTVVGRVRKPAPAAALADVVVPPSRLDDEDLATLRALSDDAVHTDDETRLRHAGGRSTPDLLRRRETAQTAPDAVVSPADHAQVQALLAHCAAASLAVVPFGGGTSVVGALDPERGAHRAVVALDVRRLSGLLAFDEVNGEARFLAGTTGPEAERLLAERGFELGHYPQSFLYATLGGFASARSSGQNSAGYGRFDTMITSLRAATPTGEVVLGGAPGTAAGPDLLRVFVGAEGTLGVITELGLRVHRTPAERRYEGWTFPDFATGIEALRQVAQQGTGPTVIRLSDETETGIGLAQHGRIGKALSKGCSAVTVFEGPAGITKERHDRTAAVLSAAGGRSTGAAPAEDWAKGRFGAPYLRDALLDHGAFCETLETATTWSHIPTLKEAVTDALSAGFAAEDGKCLVMCHVSHIYPTGAALYFTIVGNLPADVLERWQRIKARVNDTLLAHEGTLSHHHGIGRDHAPWLAREIGEGGMRILRAVKDELDPTGIMNPGALLPVASGSAATTGTE comes from the coding sequence ATGACCTCCGAATCCACACCCGCCGCGACAACGCGCTGGAACGGATGGGGCGATCCCGCCCTCGCGAGCGACCTGCCCTTCGCCGTGCGCGCGTTGCTGCCCACCGTCGTCGGACGCGTGCGCAAACCGGCTCCGGCCGCGGCGCTCGCAGACGTCGTCGTCCCGCCGTCACGGCTCGACGACGAGGATCTCGCCACGCTCCGCGCGCTGTCCGACGACGCCGTGCACACCGACGACGAGACGCGCCTACGGCACGCCGGCGGACGATCGACGCCCGACCTGCTGCGGCGCCGCGAGACTGCGCAAACGGCTCCGGATGCCGTGGTGTCGCCCGCCGACCACGCCCAGGTGCAGGCGCTGCTCGCGCACTGCGCCGCCGCGTCGCTCGCCGTCGTGCCGTTCGGCGGCGGCACGAGCGTCGTGGGTGCCCTCGACCCCGAGCGCGGCGCCCATCGAGCCGTGGTCGCGCTCGACGTGCGCCGGCTGAGCGGGCTGCTCGCCTTCGACGAGGTCAACGGCGAGGCGCGGTTCCTCGCCGGCACCACGGGGCCCGAGGCCGAGCGCCTGCTCGCCGAGCGGGGCTTCGAGCTGGGCCACTACCCGCAGAGCTTCCTCTACGCCACCCTGGGAGGCTTCGCCTCGGCGCGCTCGTCGGGGCAGAACTCCGCCGGATACGGCCGCTTCGACACGATGATCACATCGTTGCGCGCGGCGACCCCCACCGGCGAGGTCGTGCTCGGCGGAGCTCCGGGCACGGCGGCGGGGCCGGACCTCCTGCGCGTGTTCGTCGGCGCGGAGGGCACGCTCGGCGTGATCACCGAGCTCGGCCTGCGCGTGCATCGCACCCCGGCGGAGCGCCGCTACGAGGGGTGGACCTTCCCCGATTTCGCCACCGGTATCGAGGCGCTCCGCCAGGTGGCGCAGCAGGGCACCGGCCCGACCGTCATCCGCCTGTCGGATGAGACGGAGACGGGGATCGGGCTGGCCCAGCACGGCAGGATCGGCAAGGCGCTCTCCAAGGGCTGCAGCGCCGTGACCGTGTTCGAGGGCCCTGCGGGCATCACCAAGGAGCGCCACGACCGCACGGCGGCCGTGCTCTCCGCGGCGGGCGGGCGCTCGACGGGCGCCGCACCGGCCGAGGACTGGGCGAAGGGCCGCTTCGGCGCGCCGTACCTGCGCGATGCGCTGCTCGATCACGGCGCGTTCTGCGAGACGCTGGAAACCGCCACGACCTGGTCGCACATCCCGACGCTGAAGGAGGCGGTGACGGATGCGCTGAGCGCCGGCTTCGCCGCCGAAGACGGCAAGTGCCTGGTCATGTGCCACGTCTCGCACATCTATCCCACGGGCGCCGCGCTGTACTTCACGATCGTCGGCAATCTGCCGGCCGACGTGCTCGAGCGCTGGCAGCGCATCAAGGCGCGGGTCAACGACACCCTGCTCGCCCACGAGGGCACCCTCAGCCACCACCACGGCATCGGCCGGGATCACGCCCCGTGGCTGGCCCGCGAGATCGGTGAGGGAGGGATGCGCATCCTCCGGGCTGTGAAGGACGAACTCGATCCCACCGGAATCATGAACCCGGGGGCGCTGCTGCCCGTCGCCTCCGGGTCGGCAGCGACGACCGGGACGGAGTGA
- a CDS encoding acyltransferase family protein: MSAPTAAAQKSIPADRDLTLDLVRVVCVVLVVFAHILFSGVGKGPDGALVIERTVEGEGWFNAASWIANIMPLFFVVGGFAACAGWRSAQRRGEDEDHFVRLRLVRLARPALPVFVFFTVVLGAVRLSGLAPELVETVAIGVGSPLWFLAAYLLAQALAPWMIRLHARVGLWAPLALFAGAVLVDTLRFSVVGGLLAVQPIEFGKYGLGQELFGVPNVLFVWLFAQQVGFFLYDGWFRRRRIWQLLALIVAGYLLVWGFVSLGGYSWNMLTNQWPPTAPLAVLAVVQAAGLTLLHRPLTAIMRTRAAQGFVFLIGSRLMTVYLWHLPMVMVLIGIELLLPIPMPAPGSAVWWWTRVPFLLLVLAAVWLLSLWLVRFEKAPPLSDRTWYWATTTAVVVFVIPILGITAWGLDFPLAAAALMATIAALALGGALRLRR, encoded by the coding sequence ATGAGCGCCCCCACCGCCGCCGCGCAGAAGAGCATCCCGGCCGATCGCGATCTCACGCTCGATCTCGTGCGGGTCGTCTGCGTCGTGCTGGTGGTCTTCGCGCACATCCTGTTCTCCGGCGTCGGCAAGGGGCCCGACGGGGCCCTCGTGATCGAGCGCACCGTCGAGGGCGAGGGGTGGTTCAACGCCGCGTCGTGGATCGCGAACATCATGCCGCTGTTCTTCGTGGTCGGCGGGTTCGCGGCGTGCGCGGGCTGGCGCTCCGCTCAGCGCCGCGGTGAGGACGAGGATCACTTCGTGCGGCTACGCCTCGTCCGCCTCGCCCGCCCCGCGCTGCCCGTGTTCGTCTTCTTCACGGTGGTGCTCGGCGCCGTGCGCCTGTCGGGTCTGGCCCCCGAGCTCGTGGAGACGGTGGCGATCGGGGTGGGCTCTCCGCTGTGGTTCCTCGCCGCCTACCTGCTCGCACAGGCGCTGGCGCCGTGGATGATCCGGTTGCATGCCCGCGTCGGCCTGTGGGCGCCGCTGGCGCTGTTCGCCGGGGCCGTGCTCGTCGATACGCTCCGCTTCTCGGTGGTCGGGGGTCTCCTGGCCGTCCAGCCCATCGAGTTCGGCAAGTACGGCCTCGGCCAGGAGCTGTTCGGCGTGCCGAACGTGCTGTTCGTGTGGCTGTTCGCCCAGCAGGTCGGCTTCTTCCTCTACGACGGCTGGTTCCGTCGGCGCCGCATCTGGCAGCTGCTCGCGCTCATCGTCGCCGGCTACCTCCTCGTGTGGGGCTTCGTATCCCTCGGCGGCTACTCGTGGAACATGCTCACCAACCAGTGGCCGCCGACCGCGCCTCTCGCCGTGCTCGCCGTAGTACAGGCGGCGGGTCTCACGCTGCTGCACCGCCCGCTGACCGCGATCATGCGCACGCGCGCCGCGCAGGGATTCGTGTTCCTCATCGGCTCGCGCCTGATGACCGTGTATCTGTGGCATCTGCCGATGGTCATGGTGCTGATCGGGATCGAGCTGCTTCTCCCGATCCCGATGCCGGCCCCCGGCAGCGCCGTGTGGTGGTGGACGCGGGTTCCGTTCCTGCTCCTCGTGCTGGCCGCGGTGTGGCTGCTCTCGCTGTGGCTGGTGCGGTTCGAGAAGGCGCCGCCGTTGTCCGATCGCACCTGGTACTGGGCGACGACGACCGCGGTGGTCGTGTTCGTCATCCCGATCCTGGGGATCACCGCCTGGGGGCTCGACTTCCCCCTTGCCGCCGCCGCGCTCATGGCGACCATCGCCGCCCTCGCCCTCGGCGGCGCACTGCGGCTGCGTCGCTGA
- a CDS encoding FAD-dependent oxidoreductase → MSRARRPVAEPSTSPHLNAARRSRELDAVAAGTDIDLLVIGGGVTGAGVALDAASRGLSVVLVEAHDLAFGTSRWSSKLVHGGLRYLASGDIAVAKESADERHLLMTAIAPHLTRPLPQLLPYAPGIGVRQSVLASTGMLLGDLLRRTARTPASVLSAPHRMTYAEAAASFPALRREGLRGGMASVDGQLVDDARLVTAIARTAASYGARVLTRVRAREVSGDGALLEDVLSGTSQRIRARAVVNAAGVWAGEVDSGIRLRPSRGTHIVLDAETLGFPRVALTVPHPGSISRFVFALPVQLGRVIVGLTDVDAPGAIPDVPRPEDDEVDFLLTTLSSVLEHPLTRSDVRGAFAGLRPLVDNGEDSTADISRKHHVAVSDAGVVDVLGGKLTTYRRMAQDAVDLACRHAGLADSGCITPRIGLVGAAGATATDAPASLRARYGGEAAEVLAAGGARGAERVAPDIDVTRAEVAFAVRAEGAMDAGDVLDRRTRIGLVPEDRAAAEPVVQEIVTETLASLA, encoded by the coding sequence GTGAGCCGCGCACGCCGCCCCGTCGCCGAGCCGTCGACGTCGCCCCACCTGAACGCCGCGCGACGCTCACGCGAGCTGGATGCGGTCGCGGCAGGCACCGACATCGACCTCCTTGTCATCGGCGGCGGCGTGACCGGGGCCGGCGTCGCCCTCGACGCCGCCTCCCGCGGGCTGTCGGTGGTGCTCGTGGAGGCGCACGACCTCGCGTTCGGCACGAGCCGGTGGAGTTCGAAGCTCGTGCACGGCGGCCTTCGCTATCTGGCGTCCGGCGACATCGCCGTGGCCAAGGAGAGCGCCGACGAGCGGCACCTGCTGATGACCGCGATCGCACCGCATCTCACGCGTCCGCTGCCGCAGCTGCTGCCGTACGCACCGGGCATCGGCGTGCGCCAGAGCGTGCTGGCGAGCACCGGGATGCTGCTGGGCGACCTGCTGCGGCGCACCGCGCGCACCCCTGCATCCGTACTGTCCGCCCCGCACCGCATGACCTATGCCGAGGCGGCGGCGTCGTTTCCCGCGCTGCGCCGCGAGGGCTTGCGCGGCGGCATGGCCAGCGTCGACGGCCAGCTCGTCGACGACGCGCGGCTCGTGACCGCCATCGCCCGCACCGCCGCGTCCTACGGCGCTCGTGTGCTCACGCGGGTGAGGGCGCGCGAGGTCTCCGGCGACGGCGCCCTGCTCGAGGATGTCCTGTCCGGCACCTCTCAGCGCATCCGTGCCCGTGCGGTGGTCAACGCCGCGGGCGTGTGGGCGGGTGAGGTCGACTCCGGCATCCGGCTCCGGCCGAGCCGCGGCACTCACATCGTGCTCGATGCCGAGACCCTCGGCTTTCCCCGCGTTGCGCTCACCGTGCCGCATCCCGGTTCGATCAGCCGCTTCGTGTTCGCGCTGCCCGTGCAGCTCGGGCGGGTGATCGTCGGCCTCACCGATGTGGACGCCCCGGGCGCGATCCCCGATGTGCCCCGGCCGGAGGACGACGAGGTCGACTTCCTCCTCACCACGCTCTCGAGCGTGCTGGAGCATCCGCTCACCCGTTCCGACGTGCGCGGTGCCTTCGCGGGGCTGCGCCCGCTCGTCGACAACGGCGAAGACTCGACCGCCGACATCTCGCGCAAGCATCACGTGGCCGTCTCCGACGCCGGAGTCGTGGACGTGCTCGGCGGAAAGCTCACCACCTACAGGCGTATGGCGCAGGACGCCGTCGATCTCGCCTGTCGCCATGCCGGTCTCGCGGATTCCGGATGCATCACGCCGCGCATCGGGCTCGTGGGCGCCGCCGGGGCGACGGCGACGGATGCCCCCGCGAGCCTGCGCGCCCGATACGGCGGCGAGGCCGCAGAAGTGCTCGCGGCCGGAGGCGCACGCGGCGCCGAACGTGTCGCTCCCGACATCGACGTGACCCGTGCCGAGGTCGCCTTCGCCGTGCGCGCCGAGGGGGCGATGGACGCCGGAGATGTGCTTGACCGCCGCACCCGCATCGGCCTCGTCCCTGAGGACCGCGCCGCCGCGGAGCCCGTCGTGCAGGAGATCGTGACCGAGACCCTCGCCTCGCTCGCCTGA
- a CDS encoding MFS transporter, which translates to MSTTDAPAQPQALRIPPPFRRDRLVHAWLVVKALSDAGDAVWTIAVAWTAVQIASPAVAGLVVAAGTIPRALVLLLGGAIADRTDARRVMIIVNVLRTAVLLGAAAWTLTAAPTVAMLLVATIAFGVCDAFFEPSAGTIPRRLVRPADLPTYSALSQTLSRLGTLAGSAVGGFLVAASGLGGSASVNAVAYVVVIAFLALWLRPRFVLPRTAGKDSVLHDVAAGFRHLRENPATRILVIALSGLNLASGPAVAIGIALQATAQGWGAGSVGIFEAMIGGGAMIGSVVVLRWRPRREALAGFQALLVQGLAVVLLGVGSPWAVGAGCLLIGLTAGFASVLLSATFAGTVAPDHLGRMSSITRLGDDCLMPLAMAAFGALAAVAPLWVPFAVYGGAMAALMTLPLSRPFFRTMSLRETAVHSTAPEPRSDAPTG; encoded by the coding sequence ATGAGCACCACAGACGCACCCGCGCAACCGCAGGCGCTGCGCATCCCCCCGCCGTTCCGCCGCGACCGCCTCGTGCACGCCTGGCTCGTGGTCAAGGCGCTCTCCGACGCCGGCGACGCCGTGTGGACCATCGCCGTCGCCTGGACGGCTGTGCAGATCGCTTCGCCCGCCGTGGCGGGGCTCGTCGTGGCGGCCGGCACGATCCCCCGTGCGCTCGTGCTCCTGCTGGGCGGCGCCATCGCCGATCGCACGGACGCCCGCCGAGTCATGATCATCGTCAACGTGCTGCGCACGGCCGTACTCCTGGGTGCGGCGGCGTGGACGCTCACGGCCGCTCCCACGGTCGCGATGCTGCTGGTCGCCACGATCGCGTTCGGCGTGTGCGATGCCTTCTTCGAACCCTCCGCGGGCACGATCCCCCGGCGCCTGGTGCGTCCGGCCGATCTGCCGACGTACTCGGCGCTGAGCCAGACGCTTTCCCGACTGGGCACCCTGGCGGGATCGGCGGTGGGCGGGTTCCTCGTCGCCGCCTCGGGCCTGGGCGGCAGCGCCTCGGTGAACGCGGTCGCCTACGTCGTGGTCATCGCTTTCCTCGCCCTGTGGCTCAGGCCGCGCTTCGTGCTGCCGCGCACCGCGGGCAAGGACTCCGTGCTGCACGACGTCGCCGCGGGGTTCCGCCACCTGCGGGAGAACCCCGCCACCCGCATCCTCGTCATCGCCCTCTCCGGGCTCAACCTCGCCTCGGGCCCCGCGGTCGCGATCGGCATCGCCCTGCAGGCCACCGCACAGGGCTGGGGTGCGGGATCCGTGGGGATCTTCGAGGCGATGATCGGCGGCGGCGCGATGATCGGCTCCGTCGTCGTGCTGCGCTGGCGGCCGCGCCGCGAGGCGCTCGCCGGGTTCCAGGCGCTGCTGGTGCAGGGGCTCGCGGTGGTGCTGCTCGGCGTCGGCTCGCCGTGGGCGGTGGGTGCGGGATGCCTGCTCATCGGTCTGACCGCGGGCTTCGCCTCGGTGCTGCTCAGCGCCACCTTCGCCGGCACGGTCGCGCCGGATCACCTCGGGCGGATGTCGTCGATCACCCGGCTGGGAGACGACTGCCTGATGCCGCTGGCCATGGCCGCGTTCGGCGCGCTCGCCGCGGTCGCTCCGCTCTGGGTTCCGTTCGCCGTCTACGGCGGCGCGATGGCGGCTCTGATGACGCTGCCCCTGTCCCGACCGTTCTTCCGCACGATGTCGTTGCGCGAGACAGCCGTCCACAGCACGGCGCCGGAGCCGCGAAGCGACGCCCCGACTGGATAG